The Etheostoma spectabile isolate EspeVRDwgs_2016 chromosome 9, UIUC_Espe_1.0, whole genome shotgun sequence DNA segment agttGATTTTTATTaccaaatactgtacttttacctctctctctctctctctctcaatcaggcccaggtccaggtctaGAGACAGCGGGGATGAGAACGATAACATCCAAGAGCGCCACTTCCGCCCCCACTTCCTGCAGGCGCCCGGTGACCTCATAGTTCAGGAGGGCCGACTGTGCCGGATGGACTGCAAGGTAAATGCACGCCAACCTGTGCTAACATGGGTGGACAGTGTggttaaagggggggggggtcaacgTGTCGCCCAGTGATGGCTGCATCTGAACACCATATAAAACACTTCTTTATTGATTAGTATGAAGAGACTTCCTGAGGGATTTGAGTGTGTTGGCCCAGTTTTGAGACAGTGCTGCTTACTGaaggacatttttaaaacttaaaaagagaaaagacaaattATACATTATGTATTTTTGTCTGGTATGGCATGTCAATCTTTGAACTTTAATGTGAagaaagctttttctttttttatgaccgcagttttaaggcctttttttttggacaagTTCTGTCAGAATCTGCCATTTTTACTATGGCCTTCTACTTGTATACTTATAGTTAGTTTAATCTAACGGGATCACGGTCTAACATGGTGGTGGAGTTTAGCAGACAGCCAACTTCTGCTTTAACCTTCTGTGCGTCTAACCTGTAGCTGTTGTTCggataaaagagagaaagagagatggttTAAAATAACTGAGACATGACTGGGAAAATGCCCGCACCAAAGAGAATATGTTAATCATAGTTATGGAGAAAGTAATTTCAGATCCGCCCTTTAATTCAGTGTCTGTATTGCTTTCAGGGAGGCTCCATGTCTGCGCTGCCAAAGTAACAATTCCCTTTCCCTGCATTTCTttagggaataaaaaaaatagcgGCGGTGAGCTCACGAGATTGGAGTTTCATCACTTCTTCGCGTTACGAACGGCTCAAAGCagacagggagaataaagaggCGTCATTTTGCAGTTTAATTAAGTAAGATTAAGTGGGATCAGGTTTTCTACAATTATTTCCCCCCCGTGCCACTCCCACCGCCCCAtgctcattttctctctttgaaAGCTGGtacatgtaataaaataaaacagagcCACAATTAACTCACTTTAAAAAGACTTTTTATGCTCGTCGGAAATAAACTGAGAGTCTCCATTCCTACGGAGCCCTTAATGTCAAGGATATTTATAGCAAATATTTATTTCCAGATCATTTGTGGCTTTCCAAAACTTTCCATCCTTAAAATGTCCCAATTTCTAAAAGTGTATTGGACCGCTTCCAGAAATACTTATCGCTGCTTAGTCTGCTCTCCTTTGTGATATCTGTCAATTTCACATTATAATACCAAACATGCATACCCACAGTGGTGGATTTTCCAGGTGGGAAGGGGGAAGTAGGTCTTGGGTTTCTCTGCAAAGTGAGACCAGTGTGCAGTTTACTCCCGTGCCAAAGTGTGCAGGCGACCAGGCTCCTccagacaaacacaacacagatgGATTAACCAAACGCTGCTGTTTTCATACTCTCGACAACACACTGTCCCCACAGAACACATGCAGCTTATTTACGCATTTTCTCCAACAAAAACCTGTAGGTGAGCGGCCTTCCCACTCCGGACCTCATCTGGCAGCTGAACGGGCAGACCATCCGGCCCGACTCGGCCCATAAGATGCTGGTGAGGGAAAATGGCGTGCACTCATTGGTCATCGAGCCTGTGACTAGCCGCGACGCAGGCATCTACACCTGCATCGCCAGCAACCGAGCCGGGCAGAACTCCTTCAACTTGGAACTCATCGTTGCAGGTAAACAGAAACATCAAATCAATAGTCAGCATGTGTGCTGAAGATACATGTTAGCATGATATAGACCAAAAAAATACATCACACTTCGTACAAtttttgtatgaaaaaaaacttccaaCAATCTTGACATAAATTATATGAGCAACCTTTTGTTCACTGATTAAACAATCCGTATCATgacgttttttcttttttgaatgtATTTACTGACTTGAATCACTTTTAGGCTAAATGCAAACACAATTTCTTTGCATGGTATTCTTGGACACGTGTACAGCGTCAAACAGTTTTACATGTAAGCATGGTTTGGACCAAGAAAAAATCTCAGTAACGGACTCTTTCCACAGCCAAAGAGATGCACAAGGCCCCGTCGTTCGTCGAGAAGCTGCAGAACACAAGTGTGGCTGAGGGTCATCCTGTGCGACTGGAGTGTCGTGTCGCGGGGGTCCCTTACCCACAAATCTTCTGGAAAAGGGAGAACGAGTCATTGACtcacaacacagacagaatcAGGTACAGAAAATCCAGTTTGTTTGTACCAGATTATGGGCACTTCCCCCAAAAACTGGACAATtgaatatgtaaataatcacttcCCTTAAATTTGTGTCAATTGTCTTTCCCAGCATGCACCAGGACAACTGTGGCTACCTGTGTATGATCATCCAGCCAGCCATGAAAGAAGATGCTGGCTGGTACACTGTGTCAGCCAAGAATGACGCCGGCATCGTGTCCAGCACTGCCCGCCTCGACGTCCACAGTGAGTTGGgactctgaaacacacacacactgctcatccAATCCAAACCTTTCTTGTGTTGCTTATTTCCCCTTCTACACATCATTAAACACCCTCTGCTCCGTCCTCAGCTCAGTGGCAGCAGCCTAACCTCCCCAGGCCCAAGAAGGTGCGTCCCTCCACCAGCCGCTACGCCGCTCTGACAGAGAGGGGGCTGGACGTGAAGGCAGCGTTCTTCCCCGACTCCAGCCCGCTGCAGCCGGGTGGCCTGGTGGAAAGTGATGACCTGTAGAGAGACCCCCCTCCCCGAGAAAAACCTGAAAGCTGCCCTTGTTCTCAGCACTCTGAAACAAATACTTTATGATGGCGACAAGGGGGAGCGTAGAACCTTGTCCACCGGAGGGACTGCGGATAGAGAACTGAAGGGTTGGGGGGCAGAGTGAGCTGGTGTAGCCACGGTGttcatgtttttataatgtTCCCCTTGCTTTATTTTATCAAATGGACCTGGAAAACTATTGAAGTGTTTACCACAAGGAAAGACTGTTCATTAACATGCTCTCACGTGTTTCATGACCTGTTCGGTTGACTCTGTTTTGCAAAAGGTTGCCTGTTTAAGTGCCTCACTCAAAAGATACAAAATTAATGAAACATGATTTACTATGCATGTTCCTAGTGGTGCCATTTGATATACACAGGCTAATACTGTAATAATATCTATACGTAGCACGCCAGCAGCTGGGTTTAAATATGGACATGAGGGAGAAAAGATGACTTCAAAAGCGGCTGAAGGACTCAAAGCATTGTAGCTTTGATGAATGAGATCACACTTTTATTCTGTTGGCTTGTGTAGTACAGATATCAAGAGTATCTGATTGTAGCTGCAATATCATACAGTCTCTTTGTGGTCATACATCAGCTTACAGATATTGGAAAAGGCCGGGCCTtataaacattattattttttttagctaaataaattacatttgggAAAAGAACGCTCACACATGGACGTGATGTTTGGATGTGGAAGCAGCACAACTTAAGGGAAGTTGGATTTGACAGACACAGGAGGGGACAGCAACAGAAAAGGCAGGTTTTTGTGAACATGATGGGCGTCAACTTTAATGTGGTAAGTTAACATTTGATAGAGGGATGTAAGTGACTTTGGTGATATTCAAAAAATGGAAGATCTTTGGCGATAGAGGGTCATTTGTGTGAATTTTTCTTTgatggtttttttaaaaaggtgcaTTGAAATGTTCTTACTGAAGAGAGGGTGCTGTGAaaggtttctgtgtttttgtcacacacatcacagattgtccattttatttttgtatgaaaaaaaaacaacagtcttGACATAAATTATATCAGCAACCTTTTGTTCACTGATAAAACAATCCTTTCTGTATCATGaagttttataaatatatatttactgcCTTAAATCACGTTTAGGCTTAATGCAAACACAACTTCTGTGCATGTTATTCTTGGACACTTGTACAGTGCCAAACAACTGTTTCCAGGAtgtataacccccccccccccagtgttcAGGGGTAGAAAGCACTCTTAGCTGGTAGAAAGTGAAAATCAAGTTATATTTATATCTACTATTTTCATCACCTATACTATACAACGTGGAcatctttttctgtctgttcaGAGCTTGCATCAGCTGACAGTTACTGTGTTTGCACATTTCTATGCCAATCAATGCCTGTATATGGATTGTTCTCCTGATTTTATTTTAGGTTatgaaagttaataaaaaatctaACGCTTCAGAGACAGTGTGAGATGTTTTTATAGACTGGCAGACTCTTCTTAAAACAATACGAGAAtgccaaaaaacacattatcagTCAGTGGAAAGACCATACTTGCTAAGAATGTTAATCAGAGTAACTGTAATCCAATCCTTTAATAGGAAATACAACGTGTAGGACGATTGGACGCTAAAAAACAGAGTACAGTTGAAGTTGCTAATTTAAAGTTTTGATTCTAATGGATGGTAACAGCATGTTCCAGTGAAAGGAACAACCAACGCAGCATTTCAAATCTCATCTCTGAGCACGTCAGTCACCTCCAACCCCATCCGTCCACACTAGTTTCAGAGCTGTAACCAGACACTCAAAACATTCCCAGAGTTAAAAATACCCCCACCTCCACCACTAAGTCTAATTTCCTCCAGCTGCAGCCCAACATGCCTGGCCCCTCGACAGGCCCCTCCAGAGGTGGGCTCAGGGGGCCACTGGTGGAGGGTggaggggtggtggggggggacaTGTGTTGGCTGTGAGGAAGTCTCTCGGGGGAGGTGGGGAAACAACACAGTGCTACGATCATTGGCGGGCTCTTTACAGTCATGGAAAAAGACCCAACGGCGTTCAATCTGCTGATTCAATTTAGGACCTCGGGGCACAGAGGTCTGGACTGGGCCAGACACTCTGGAGTCAGCAGCGTTAGTCATCACGGCCGACTGTCACACACATCAGGCCACGTCTACTGTTGCCGGACAGAGTGACTcagcagaaagacagagagcagcGGGACAGGGATCCTCAGAGAGATGTGGGGTTGAGTCTCCTATGTCAACAGGAAACTGCTTTTTTATCTCTTGTGCAAAGATGTTGTTTACTCTTTGTGTTTAGTAGCAAGATCTCTGATAGGAAAACAGCTGatattaaatactgtatatccaaTCTCACACTACAGCTCACCAGACTCTGAATTGTCATGTGGCCAGAGCAATATCCAACTTCAGCCGTGAAGCACTGTTGTAATGTTTATCATTCATTTATCATTCCCCTCATCTTTCTCTTGAGCCATTTCTTTTAGTCTCCATCTTCTATGCCTTCAACAAGACATACCATTTTCAAGGAAAGGCAGAGTGACACTTTCACCTGCCCCGCTGCCATTGTCCTGAACAATGAGATAACTCCAGGTAGGCCCCATCCCTTACATGGCCAGCTGCAGTCCTCCATCCACCACCAGCACCTGTCCTGTAACGTAGGAAGACTCCAAAAGGAAGAGGACAGCCTGGGCTACCTCCTCTGGCTCGCCAAACCTCCCCAGAGGGATAGAGGGCACCCCGTCCTCCTTCAGCCCTGCAGTCATGTCGGTGCGAATGAAACCTGAAAGCCAGAGAGGGCAGGGACGTGAGACTATGATAGAAAAGACAACGCCAGAAACTGAGACAGTAAATGAAGCCAGAGCAGTTGCTGAGAGGAAAGGTGAAGTAAGAAGAGGAAGTTGTGCTGTACCGGGAGCGAGCAGGTTAACTCTGACATGGCGTGAAGCGACCTCTTTAGCCAAAGAGCGTGTGAAGCCCTCTAGACCGGCTTTACTGGCACTGTAGACACACTGGCCTGCGTTCCCTTTCAGGCCCACAACAGAGCCTACACGCAACAAACCTCCATTAGGGTGACTTAGTACGACAGAAATGTTTCACATTAAAACACTGGCAGGAAGCTACTACAGTATTTGATGCCATTATGCTCATAAATGACAATATTACAAATCACTAATGTTTAAATTAGTCTCTCACAAAAGCATCCTACAGGTGTACAGACTGATGCATTATGTTTTGCTTCGTTTGAGTCTGCCTTTGCTTTTGATTTATCTCAGTATGCTAATAAAATCAGTGTTGTTGATTGAtgttaaaacatgcaaaaatgtatgtaaaaataaaatgtacagacGTTGAAGTACttcactttaacccttgtgttgttttcccgtcaaaattgaaaattaacacttttgttgacgctttttatcagtgttttaactttttattacgtttttgtcccttttttcaacacttttgatgcttttttcaatgtttgtcactttttttaacttattaacttcagttttacagttatttttggaatttatggtcggtaaacctaatttttaggaaattatacctgatgtttgagttagaaaagcagaagttaggaattatttagactaaaattaaaggaatggatgttgatggataatcacagactggaatatgttaacttttactcaatactatttcaaaagcacttcaattttttttctccaaatgctataaaatcaataagatgccccaaaattgatgaaagtagagatttgtacttgccaaagagcgttgggtggaatcaatcatgttattagggtagttaaaaagaacattgatataggacaacgggtcaatttgacccaaagacaacacgagggttaaaaggaAGTAGCAATGATGTccactgccatctagtggccaaactgaaaacattattAATCATGAAGGCCACTGCCTTCAGAGCTACGAGTACCTATATTAACAATGGCGGCTCCCCGGGTGTGCAGCATGCAGCGCAGCGCTGCCCTGCAGGTCAGCATGGTGCCCAGCAGGTTGGTGTGAAGCACAGCCACCATGTCCTCCGGCTTGGCCCTCAGTAACAGAGCATCCctgaacaaacacacagtaaTGTAGGTCAGCCATAAAGTTCAGCGGGCTGTGACATTATATCCATATCTATATGAAAGTACAGCAGGGCGCTAGCGGAGGAGCCCGCTCGAGTGCCTGCTCACCTGTTGATGCCAGCTGCATTTACAAGATAGGAGATGTTTCCACAGGTCTTCTGGATCGTCTCAAAGGTTTTCTGCACCTCCTGCTCTTTAGAGACGTCACAGCTGAGAGCCACGTGGTCAGCTAGAGAGCATATACAGAAGGAATTTGAGTTAAATGCTTACAAGACTACAGTCTGTTTATAACTGCTGCAGGTAGTGGGGcttcttcttttgtgtttcatAGCACTAAGCACCagatcatagaccgttaatattaatatatatacagtctatgcaccAGATCAGACAATGTGTATGCATATAactgtgacattttcttttagagctgcaaagattaattgattaatcgattagatTTCAACTATTACATTAATTGGCAACTATATTGACTatattgagtcattttttatgaaaaaagtaaaaattctcAGATTCCTGCATGTGAATATTTCTTTGAAgttttcagatcctttacttaagtagaagtactaatactaaactgtaaaaatactctgttacaagttaaagtcctgcattgaaaatgttatttgagtaaaagtatcatcaggaaagtGTATTTGAAGTatttaaaagtactcaatgcagaaaaatccagatctgtcaatcaactaagtgtttaatcagCTAATCATTTTAGCTGGAGTTGTAAGCCTGTATACTGTAGTACTGTGGGTAGTGTAACGTATACTAAAACAGCggattttaaccctcctgttgtccttggggtcaaatctgacccatttttaaaaagtttctaaatttgaaatttgggtttccttcaaccaaattgtaaaaaaataacgtggatggttccatacaacgctcctcacaagttaaataactgatcagttcactattttcattgaatttgggtgtttaatttaattttatagcattttaagaaaaaaaaacattttaagaagaCTGAAAAAAGTGGcagaaatgtaaagaaaaaacaacaaaaatgtcaaaaaaacgcAGAAAATAATCGACAAAGACAtcgtaaaaagtgagaaagaacttcgGGAACAgttataaagtttaaaaaagtgacaacaaatgtcggagaaagcttcaaaaacttcaaaacaacaacaaaaatgtccaaaaaaatatcaacaaagaagaaaagtgacaaaagtgtcttaAGGAGGTTTTAACTTAACGTTTTAACTTAAGATTTTGACCCATGTGTTTTGTATGCAAAATCaaacttaatttgtaaagtaactagtaactaaagctgtcagaaaagtggaataaaaagtacgatatttaaaaaatatcccaaaaaaatcaacaaagaactttgggaaaagtgacaaaagtgtctaGTGggctctccattagtgcatgtataggtactgagcatgtgtgtgtaactcaggcctgtgtgtaatgtgtgtattaacaataaagtgtaaattgtaatttccccttatGGGACTactaaaggatacattattattattattattaaggacGTTTTAACCTAAACGTTTGACCCATTTTGAcccatgtgttttgtgtgcaaaaaaaaatcttaatttgtaaagtaactagtaactaaagctgtcagaaaagtggaataaaaagtatggtatttctctctgaaatgtggcgaagtagaaagtggcatgaaaagaaaagacaagtacctaaaattgtacttaaatacAGTACTTGAGGACATGTACTTCCATTCCACCACCTGTTGCCTGCTGAACATGCACGctttaaggtgaccagatttctcagacaaaacccggggacattttcagctcagaagcgtatataactccaaaacacgtcatgtttttatttttgtaaaacttaaaacggggacactagacctagagctgagtatcggatacaataaaaactattaaggaaatattttcctttgacattgatgcagtataaaacgagatcgctgcagtcggcagcagagaaacaagctacaatggaagttaatcggataattgtccagcttgtatttgaGTTtataaagtgctcgttttgctactgacagactcagattgatattctaagtgtctgacaacattatggaagggatttctaaggaggctgacctttttgttaaagattaagatcattttttaaagcataaaagtccgaaattgcgttcgctaaacccaccagactccatgtaaataatcagtgattttagcatcgtaaaacacggcttctaaaacctctctgagcagcgctgctcgatcggctccgtttggtcggtgttttctttctttgtaatacaatttcgggtctgtcagtcacagtgaaaaccggggacatttccggggacagatccagccggggacaggtcaccaaaaccggggacgtctggtcaccctagcatgcttgtgtgtgtctgtgcacagCTCCATACCCCCATGTAGAGATGCCACAGTGGCCCGGGCAGCATCTTCGTTCCTGGACAGGACAGCCAGCCTGCAGCCCTTCTCAGCCAGCAAGCGGGCCACAGCCTTCCCAATGCCCCTGGAGCCCCCACACACCGCTG contains these protein-coding regions:
- the cbr4 gene encoding carbonyl reductase family member 4; this translates as MSRLAAVCGGSRGIGKAVARLLAEKGCRLAVLSRNEDAARATVASLHGADHVALSCDVSKEQEVQKTFETIQKTCGNISYLVNAAGINRDALLLRAKPEDMVAVLHTNLLGTMLTCRAALRCMLHTRGAAIVNIGSVVGLKGNAGQCVYSASKAGLEGFTRSLAKEVASRHVRVNLLAPGFIRTDMTAGLKEDGVPSIPLGRFGEPEEVAQAVLFLLESSYVTGQVLVVDGGLQLAM